One Mercenaria mercenaria strain notata unplaced genomic scaffold, MADL_Memer_1 contig_5025, whole genome shotgun sequence DNA segment encodes these proteins:
- the LOC123534605 gene encoding uncharacterized protein LOC123534605, giving the protein MTTSESDIYLTLSTVRDTNAAEETARYSTIKKMPCCSGCCGGNGYTRNCTVYVIVIVAAILTVGSGISMFLVGSRTAKIECNLVLPNDYAINGRHGYEQENKLDSKIPTKPSTPSQTTKSAGTVKTTRTLSSTLETTTKRTPETAAKQNDTLKAVPAITTVFTRWGRSVCTSDSNMLYSGYTAGIHTTSLSGTSSILCLPRNPEYAKAHSLSYINSEMYSVEFAAFTEDLLAIFGNSSIKEHVLPCAVCEVVGRGTSTMFPALTKCFQGWTFEYSGYLMSAPINRKINIDTKCIDSDPEALDIEVSRYLHYEAEFAFISSKGKLPAPPYVVKRALTCVVCTK; this is encoded by the exons ATGACAACTTCTGAATCTGACATATACCTTACTCTTTCAACGGTCAGAGATACGAATGCTGCAGAGGAAACTGCGAGGTATTCAACTATAAAAAAGATGCCGTGTTGCAGTGGGTGTTGCGGAGGGAACGGATATACACGAAATTGCACGGTCTATGTTATCGTTATAGTTGCGGCTATTCTAACTGTAGGAAGTGGCATATCTATGTTTCTGGTTGGAAGTAGAACGGCCAAAATTGAATGTAATCTGGTCTTACCAAATGATTACGCTATCAACGGAAGACATGGATATGAACAGGAAAACAAATTGGATTCTAAAATTCCTACAAAACCTTCAACCCCATCGCAGACGACAAAATCTGCAGGAACAGTGAAAACAACACGAACATTATCATCAACTTtggaaacaacaacaaaacgaaCTCCTGAAACAGCAGCGAAACAAAATGATACGCTTAAAG CCGTTCCAGCAATCACAACTGTTTTCACCCGATGGGGAAGATCTGTATGCACAAGTGATTCCAACATGTTATACTCcg GTTACACAGCTGGTATTCACACGACATCGCTTAGCGGAACATCAAGTATCCTATGTCTACCAAGGAACCCGGAGTATGCAAAAGCCCATTCTCTGAGCTATATAAACAGTGAAATGTATAGTGTTGAATTTGCGGCTTTTACAGAAGACTTGCTGGCAATATTTGGTAACTCAAGCATAAAAGAACATGTCCTCCCGTGTGCGGTATGCGAGGTCGTTGGGCGTGGAACAAGTACAATGTTTCCTGCACTAACAAAATGTTTTCAAGGATGGACATTTGAGTATTCTGGATATCTCATGTCAGCTCCAATTAACCGAAAAATAAACATTGATACAAAATGCATTGACAGTGACCCAGAAGCTCTAGATATAGAAGTTTCAAGGTATCTGCACTATGAAGCTGAATTTGCTTTTATATCAAGTAAAGGAAAGCTGCCGGCACCACCATATGTTGTAAAAAGAGCACTTACTTGTGTTGTCTGCaccaaataa